One part of the Paramormyrops kingsleyae isolate MSU_618 chromosome 2, PKINGS_0.4, whole genome shotgun sequence genome encodes these proteins:
- the LOC111840023 gene encoding chemerin-like receptor 2 — translation MADNVSFDYDYNGYDVLDKLHTEAEEMKNLMYMYTGMYGITILLGVPLNILVIITLFRRIGNYEAAIWLLGMAISDLIFCLFLPFHIVSAWDNFTWRFGWILCKLISIVTFTSMYSMAFILSFMSLEQLFFNKFSCTSCRFNASKLMLLISWFAAAILSCPSLLFRVVQHRKNGEVCMDNYENVSTEQAASQGLKRKSTVLYMRLIFGFILPAASAAICCCLLVLKRNSFRTQSSVDYRIRKALVIGHCLCWLPCLFLPLWQHHSTTDISAIFAIIIPVSNALAAISACIKPISYIIIGKHFCFPWMKDDCTTTRNGEIEMADLK, via the coding sequence ATGGCTGATAATGTGTCCTTCGATTATGACTACAATGGATATGATGTTTTGGATAAATTACATACAGAAGCAGAAGAAATGAAAAATTTAATGTACATGTACACAGGGATGTATGGCATCACCATTCTCTTGGGAGTACCGTTAAATATCCTGGTCATCATCACTCTTTTCCGTAGAATTGGGAATTATGAAGCTGCCATCTGGCTCTTGGGCATGGCCATCTCAGACCTGATCTTCTGCCTGttcctgccatttcacattGTCTCTGCATGGGACAACTTCACCTGGAGGTTTGGGTGGATACTCTGCAAGCTGATTTCGATTGTGACATTCACATCCATGTATTCAATGGCCTTCATTCTTAGCTTCATGAGCCTGGAGCAGCTGTTCTTCAACAAATTTTCTTGTACTAGCTGCAGGTTTAATGCATCAAAACTCATGTTACTGATTTCTTGGTTTGCTGCAGCTATCCTGAGCTGTCCATCCCTGCTGTTCAGAGTAGTTCAGCACAGGAAGAATGGGGAGGTGTGCATGGACAATTATGAGAACGTATCCACCGAGCAGGCAGCCTCACAGGGACTAAAGAGAAAAAGCACTGTTCTGTACATGCGATTAATTTTTGGATTCATACTcccagcagcttcagcagccaTCTGTTGTTGCTTATTGGTCTTGAAGAGGAACAGTTTCAGAACCCAGTCATCTGTGGATTATCGCATCAGAAAGGCCCTGGTCATTGGCCACTGCTTGTGCTGGCTGCCTTGTCTATTTCTGCCACTCTGGCAGCACCACTCAACTACAGATATTTCTGCCATTTTCGCAATTATCATACCTGTTAGCAATGCACTTGCAGCCATAAGCGCGTGTATCAAGCCTATCAGCTACATCATTATTGGCAAGCATTTTTGCTTTCCCTGGATGAAGGATGATTGCACCACAACCCGGAATGGGGAGATTGAGATGGCTGATTTAAAATAG